The sequence CAAAATAGACGCCTGCGTTCAGATTCCAGCCGATGTCACTGGCAGTGCGCCAGACCCGCTGCGACCGAACCATCCGTCCGGCCGGATCGAACACCTGAACCAGAGCTTGACCAGGACAGCGGACTGCGAAACTGTTGACCACGACGCTCTGGACAACATGCGAACTACTGGACAGCTCAACCGTGTCGCGCTTGTCTTCTGCAAGGCCAGTAGGCAGTTGGTCGGTTGGAAACCTCAGATAGAGCACTGGGTTACGGGTACGCGGCCCCTGACCCTGCTCCCAGAACCCGGCAACCGAGTCGGCAAAACAGATGATGCGCAACGTGTCATCGGCAACCTCGGCAAGAAATGGAAAACGCTTACTGCACTGGTCTGGCCGGGTGAGCCGTACCGGTCTGCCCCAGGTCCGGCCTGAATCGCCGGAACGAGCAGCCCAGACGTCGGCCCGACACAACCCGGTCAAAGGGTCAACATTCCCTGGGTCGAACTGCTCCCAGACGACAAACAACTCTGAATTACGCGGATTCTGAGCAATCGTTGGCCGGCAGCAGGCAAGCGCATGGTCGCCGATTCGGACTGAGTCCGGCAGACCGAACTCGTGGATTCTGGTCCAGGGTGGAGTGTCGTACTTGGCATACAGCCAGATTTCCGAATGATTCGGCCGCAAACCGTCGTAGAACGCGGTGACGAGATAGAGTCTGATCGAGTCGTACACTGCCGAGCCACCGAAACGGGAGTATCGAAACGGACCTGGTGCTGAATCTGACAGATTGACGTTCGCATACCAGTTTGCGCCGTTATTCGGTGTCTCCTTGATGTAGAGCGTGCCGCAGTCCGGGCCATCGGTTGACGTCCAGACATAGCAGAACCGGGCCGAGTTTCTGGCTCCGGCCACACTATAACCGGGAAACGAACCAACCCGGCCGATGCGCTGGAACGTAAAAAGCGACAGACCGAACAAGGTATCATTGCGTTCGCCGGCAAACAGTGTGACGTAATAGGAGCTGGCCGGAACCAAGCCGCGGAATCCGGAAATCACGTCCCGCTCGCGAAAACGCGCCTGGCCGGCGGCTGAGTCCTGAAAATAGCTAGTCTGAGACTCATTCCTAAACAGGTAATCGGTACCGATTACGGCCCGGCCAGTGGCCCGGTCCACGGCCAGACAGCCTAGATTGCGCGGAAAAAGGTTGATGACCGTGCCACCGGCCCAGCGCCAACTACTATCCCGGGCCCGGAAGTTGTAGTAGATGTCGCCGAA is a genomic window of candidate division WOR-3 bacterium containing:
- a CDS encoding T9SS type A sorting domain-containing protein, with amino-acid sequence MRYSSLATVLLYLVVLSGSNVAVRGQTLYDTVGFTDRDRQVYGPALRYIVNDTLRGVHVVWKGGFGDIYYNFRARDSSWRWAGGTVINLFPRNLGCLAVDRATGRAVIGTDYLFRNESQTSYFQDSAAGQARFRERDVISGFRGLVPASSYYVTLFAGERNDTLFGLSLFTFQRIGRVGSFPGYSVAGARNSARFCYVWTSTDGPDCGTLYIKETPNNGANWYANVNLSDSAPGPFRYSRFGGSAVYDSIRLYLVTAFYDGLRPNHSEIWLYAKYDTPPWTRIHEFGLPDSVRIGDHALACCRPTIAQNPRNSELFVVWEQFDPGNVDPLTGLCRADVWAARSGDSGRTWGRPVRLTRPDQCSKRFPFLAEVADDTLRIICFADSVAGFWEQGQGPRTRNPVLYLRFPTDQLPTGLAEDKRDTVELSSSSHVVQSVVVNSFAVRCPGQALVQVFDPAGRMVRSQRVWRTASDIGWNLNAGVYFVRVVSDNGSPQTSRVAKVR